From the Leptospira biflexa serovar Patoc strain 'Patoc 1 (Paris)' genome, one window contains:
- a CDS encoding PrsW family glutamic-type intramembrane protease — translation MSIQISISSLVICFINLCTLAFYYSFYRFHFYRFTEGFLQYTALAFSLFSAGIAIGLQAVFLQLVPNGGPIWNSFFLSSFVEEFAKLLGIYLFFSKNQDEFTVTDGIFYGLVLGGGFGLVENILYFINTGLWSQVLRSITALPIHMMNGGLVGAFTMMFLFHKNPIFKWGNLLSGFFICVFFHGLYNLSLFQEIDLLVILPICILSLFFLLEITIAKSRILVPGHILNLMNMSMEEYEILSRHNRHEGWIQNVQKHISTAGIRLFQYPNIRHSVLTIFFLIPGILSIYLLFDAPEWISRKFPDLALQDYFALFVMYPIVLALMFFFAGILNPYFFRDRMLAVPLFSSVDMHVEDKEENSAIFHIKANLFYLPTSQNYPKETKAKFDLWLGLDCFAGLGGKILWSRENEEGNCGVMCELDSIPYSFLLKWNYFRFKQNVKNLFLRKVQV, via the coding sequence ATGTCCATACAAATATCAATCTCTAGTCTGGTCATTTGTTTTATCAATCTTTGTACCTTAGCATTTTATTATTCCTTTTATCGATTCCATTTTTACCGATTCACAGAGGGATTTTTACAGTACACAGCGCTTGCCTTTTCCTTGTTTAGTGCAGGGATTGCGATTGGACTACAGGCAGTTTTTTTGCAGCTCGTCCCGAATGGGGGACCGATTTGGAATTCGTTTTTCCTTTCATCTTTTGTGGAGGAATTTGCAAAACTGTTAGGCATCTATCTATTTTTTAGTAAAAACCAGGATGAGTTCACTGTGACGGATGGGATCTTCTATGGGTTGGTCCTTGGAGGTGGGTTTGGACTTGTTGAAAATATTTTGTATTTCATCAATACAGGTTTATGGTCACAAGTTTTACGATCGATCACCGCTCTGCCAATCCATATGATGAATGGTGGACTTGTCGGTGCATTTACGATGATGTTTCTTTTCCACAAAAATCCAATTTTTAAATGGGGGAATTTACTATCGGGATTCTTTATCTGTGTTTTTTTCCATGGTTTGTACAATCTTTCCCTTTTCCAAGAAATTGACTTACTTGTGATTTTACCCATTTGTATCCTATCATTATTTTTTCTATTGGAAATCACCATTGCAAAATCAAGGATCCTTGTCCCTGGTCATATTTTAAATTTAATGAATATGAGTATGGAAGAATATGAAATTTTGAGTCGGCACAATCGACATGAAGGTTGGATTCAAAATGTACAAAAACACATTTCAACAGCTGGGATTCGGTTATTCCAATACCCAAATATAAGACACTCTGTCCTCACCATTTTTTTTCTAATTCCAGGCATACTTTCCATCTATCTATTGTTTGACGCACCCGAGTGGATATCTCGGAAGTTTCCCGATCTTGCCTTACAAGATTATTTCGCTTTGTTTGTGATGTACCCGATTGTCCTTGCCCTCATGTTTTTTTTCGCGGGAATTTTAAATCCTTATTTTTTTAGGGATCGAATGCTTGCCGTTCCACTCTTTAGTTCTGTGGATATGCATGTAGAGGACAAAGAAGAAAATTCTGCCATCTTTCACATCAAAGCTAATTTATTTTACCTTCCTACTTCCCAAAATTATCCCAAGGAGACAAAAGCGAAATTTGATTTATGGCTAGGTTTGGATTGTTTTGCTGGTTTGGGTGGGAAAATCCTTTGGAGTCGAGAAAATGAGGAAGGAAATTGTGGGGTAATGTGTGAACTCGATTCCATACCTTATTCGTTTCTGCTGAAATGGAATTATTTTCGATTCAAACAAAACGTAAAAAACTTATTTCTCAGAAAAGTACAAGTTTAG
- a CDS encoding vWA domain-containing protein, producing MFLDFFYNLRRETVPCSTGELIAFLESIRKLTDPTGSISMEQLYRVGRLNFAKDLKHYDSYDLAFAKTFGSWKEQRIQFRDILMEWLEENIPKHLSDDQKQNAPNLSMEEVLEELKKRLAEQKERHDGGSKWVGTSGTSPFGNSGFNPNGLSIGGNTEGEGNRSGVSLWNERKYKAYREDQILDTRSIQLALKELRFLKKEGRRELHVDKTIDRTCENGGEIELVEERERKNSLRLVLIMDIGGSMTPHSDRVSKLFSASRGLYHFKEVHNYFFHNIFHEYLYANHEFQSKISIKHFEEKFRKNTKLIFVGDAYMAPYELMGTPYNLYAYHSHTKEEKEKKAKSGLECLRELVGYFPDSVWLNPEPKRFWGAPTIEAIEDVVPMFPLTIDGLRKAVKRLV from the coding sequence ATGTTCCTTGATTTTTTCTACAATCTTCGACGAGAAACGGTTCCCTGTTCTACAGGAGAACTCATCGCATTTTTAGAAAGTATCAGAAAACTAACAGACCCCACAGGCTCCATTTCTATGGAACAATTGTACAGGGTGGGTCGGCTTAATTTTGCGAAAGACTTAAAACATTACGACTCCTATGACTTAGCGTTTGCTAAAACGTTTGGAAGTTGGAAAGAACAACGAATTCAGTTCCGAGACATTTTAATGGAGTGGTTGGAAGAAAATATCCCGAAACACCTCTCTGACGATCAAAAACAAAATGCACCCAACTTAAGTATGGAAGAGGTATTGGAAGAATTAAAAAAACGACTTGCCGAACAAAAAGAACGGCATGACGGCGGGAGTAAATGGGTAGGGACGTCCGGAACCAGTCCTTTTGGAAACTCAGGTTTTAATCCCAATGGACTCTCTATCGGGGGCAATACGGAAGGAGAAGGGAACCGGTCTGGGGTCAGTCTTTGGAATGAAAGGAAGTACAAAGCCTACCGGGAAGATCAAATTTTAGACACAAGGTCCATCCAATTGGCTTTGAAAGAACTTAGGTTCTTAAAAAAAGAAGGCAGGCGGGAACTACACGTGGATAAAACCATTGATCGAACCTGCGAAAATGGAGGAGAAATTGAACTGGTTGAGGAGAGAGAACGGAAGAATTCACTACGACTTGTCCTCATCATGGATATCGGCGGGAGTATGACCCCACATTCTGATCGGGTGAGTAAATTATTCAGTGCGAGCCGTGGATTGTATCACTTCAAGGAAGTGCATAATTACTTTTTCCATAATATCTTTCATGAATATTTGTATGCCAATCATGAGTTCCAATCCAAAATTTCAATCAAACATTTCGAAGAAAAATTTAGAAAGAACACGAAGCTTATTTTTGTAGGGGATGCCTACATGGCCCCCTATGAATTGATGGGAACACCTTACAATCTCTATGCGTATCATTCACACACTAAGGAAGAAAAGGAAAAAAAAGCCAAAAGTGGATTGGAATGTTTGAGGGAACTCGTAGGGTATTTTCCTGATTCCGTCTGGCTAAACCCGGAACCCAAACGATTTTGGGGAGCTCCGACCATCGAGGCGATCGAAGATGTTGTACCGATGTTTCCATTGACCATTGATGGATTACGAAAAGCAGTCAAACGACTGGTTTAA
- a CDS encoding AAA family ATPase: MADYILSEELKEAVQVAEITKRPLLLKGEPGTGKTLLASFLAETKKLPFYRWHIKSTSLAKEGLYFYDAVSRLNDSRFPEEEAMIRVRDVKNYIRLGALGEAFQQPNKAVVLIDEIDKADIEFPNDLLLELDKMEFFIPETKEHIIAKERPIVIITSNNEKELPDAFLRRCIFHYIEFPKRESMKEIIKAHFPSIETEFMEKALAMFYSIRKIESLRKKPSTSELLDWIQVLLVSGESLESNKIPFAGTLFKSEDDYRVYLN; encoded by the coding sequence ATGGCAGATTACATCCTATCCGAAGAGTTAAAAGAAGCAGTACAAGTGGCTGAGATCACAAAACGTCCGCTCCTTTTAAAAGGGGAACCTGGAACGGGAAAAACCCTACTGGCAAGTTTCCTGGCGGAAACTAAAAAACTTCCTTTTTACAGGTGGCATATCAAGTCCACAAGCCTTGCCAAAGAGGGATTGTACTTTTATGATGCAGTCTCGCGATTGAACGATTCCCGGTTTCCAGAAGAAGAAGCAATGATCCGCGTCCGAGATGTCAAAAATTACATCCGACTCGGGGCCCTTGGGGAAGCATTCCAACAACCGAACAAAGCTGTGGTTCTCATCGATGAAATTGATAAAGCCGACATTGAGTTTCCGAATGATTTACTCCTCGAATTGGACAAAATGGAATTTTTTATTCCAGAAACAAAAGAACACATCATTGCAAAAGAACGTCCCATTGTCATCATCACTTCCAATAACGAAAAGGAATTGCCGGACGCGTTTTTAAGACGATGTATCTTTCACTACATAGAATTCCCAAAACGAGAATCGATGAAAGAAATCATCAAAGCCCATTTTCCATCCATCGAAACCGAATTTATGGAAAAAGCACTCGCTATGTTTTACTCGATTCGTAAAATAGAAAGTCTCAGAAAAAAACCGTCCACAAGTGAGTTACTCGATTGGATCCAAGTTTTGCTTGTCTCTGGTGAATCCCTGGAATCAAACAAAATCCCATTCGCGGGTACTTTATTTAAGTCCGAAGATGATTACAGAGTGTATCTAAACTAA
- a CDS encoding lipoprotein signal peptidase, which produces MKLPKTPFFSVFKPGYLAFVAFGLFLDLSSKYVIITKMYAHESIPVLGDFFRLSLTFNTGFVFGLFQDNALPSLFATGFAIVFLIFYRWENSDLGNAWGWNFVMAGAFGNFLDKFFVKIPGSGFRFGFTPEKPGIEFIGVVDFLDFEWPDFLLFDRWPAFNVADSCVSIGIVILLFTMDWKEMDKK; this is translated from the coding sequence ATGAAATTACCAAAAACACCATTTTTCTCTGTCTTTAAACCTGGATATTTGGCCTTCGTTGCCTTCGGACTATTTTTAGATTTAAGTTCAAAGTACGTCATCATTACAAAAATGTATGCTCATGAAAGTATCCCTGTGTTAGGTGATTTTTTTCGACTTTCGTTAACGTTTAATACTGGTTTTGTGTTTGGATTATTCCAAGACAATGCTTTGCCTTCTTTATTTGCGACAGGCTTTGCGATTGTTTTTTTAATATTTTATCGCTGGGAAAATTCTGACTTAGGCAATGCTTGGGGATGGAATTTTGTGATGGCAGGTGCTTTCGGAAATTTTTTGGATAAGTTTTTTGTGAAAATTCCAGGCAGTGGATTTCGATTTGGATTCACACCAGAAAAACCAGGAATTGAATTCATAGGTGTGGTTGACTTTTTGGATTTTGAATGGCCCGATTTTTTATTATTTGATCGATGGCCTGCATTTAATGTGGCTGATTCCTGTGTCTCCATCGGCATTGTGATTTTACTCTTTACAATGGACTGGAAAGAGATGGATAAAAAATAA
- a CDS encoding amidohydrolase, with protein sequence MAVIKIALYQKNLHKRFTLDEIIKVQQSKAQFLLLPEGFPHLFQSVSPIDGAKHEKEYQDHLLEISEKFSGVILGGSHYRKNENGKLVSALPIVQSLVLVDFYEKKTPSTTIDVGVASGSTESIFIMGGLRFGLLLGEDLNNDSIWSEFQKENIEIIFHLDATNPNKSYEEDLSFYESLAKEKNIHLVRVCGPSEGKPARSLYASPSGINWKVGKLEEDKEVFKTLSVNVMRSYLL encoded by the coding sequence ATGGCAGTCATCAAAATCGCCCTCTATCAAAAGAACTTACACAAACGATTCACTTTAGACGAAATCATAAAAGTGCAACAAAGTAAGGCACAGTTTTTACTTTTACCTGAAGGGTTCCCACATTTGTTTCAAAGTGTTTCGCCGATCGATGGTGCAAAACATGAAAAAGAATACCAGGACCATTTATTAGAAATATCTGAAAAATTTTCAGGTGTCATCCTTGGTGGCAGTCATTACCGAAAGAATGAAAATGGAAAATTAGTTTCTGCCCTACCTATTGTACAATCCTTGGTACTCGTTGATTTTTATGAGAAAAAAACACCAAGTACCACAATTGATGTAGGTGTTGCAAGCGGATCAACCGAATCAATTTTCATTATGGGTGGTTTGCGATTTGGATTATTATTAGGAGAGGATTTAAACAACGATTCCATATGGAGTGAGTTTCAAAAAGAAAATATTGAAATTATTTTCCACCTAGATGCAACGAATCCAAACAAATCATATGAAGAAGATTTGAGTTTTTATGAATCGTTAGCCAAAGAAAAGAACATCCATCTGGTTCGCGTTTGTGGTCCAAGTGAAGGGAAACCAGCTCGCAGTTTGTATGCATCTCCGTCTGGGATCAATTGGAAAGTTGGAAAATTGGAAGAAGACAAAGAAGTGTTTAAAACTCTTTCCGTCAATGTAATGCGAAGTTACTTACTCTAA
- a CDS encoding LB_137 family protein, giving the protein MLLLLGWLPPFVMLHADKIRLKSGEVLNGKVVNVTPTHVEWTDQGKRYKFANEEVLGIDVGYDGLPACADYKTFGVEDCDLILTRLTKTNASFSKKSSPLELEIIPLKKITTLQVKKESGFPVDRYIQFGAKGRWVFSNKEIFGMYKSLERGKMTFETEEKKLESAEALDFESFEYQNKSVIAKVIKEETPKVIPGYASVSEKKYGKAALLFGTAFLSGIGMAYEYNMSVKAINQDIEYIPTGDGRVFLFANTLGNDRYDFHRQRFTVYAVVFASILTYSFIDSFYLGQRESNQDSSQAVYLKPTIDYKPHSSFHQFNTTIYKPNEFLLYGFSIETKF; this is encoded by the coding sequence GTGTTACTCCTCCTAGGATGGCTTCCACCCTTTGTGATGCTCCATGCAGACAAAATTCGCTTAAAATCGGGGGAAGTACTGAATGGAAAAGTAGTCAATGTGACACCGACTCATGTGGAATGGACGGACCAAGGCAAACGATACAAGTTTGCAAATGAAGAGGTACTTGGAATCGACGTTGGGTATGACGGATTACCTGCCTGTGCCGATTACAAAACCTTTGGTGTGGAAGATTGTGACCTCATCCTCACTCGGCTCACGAAAACCAATGCAAGTTTTTCTAAAAAAAGTAGTCCCTTGGAATTGGAAATCATCCCCTTAAAAAAAATCACAACCTTACAGGTGAAAAAAGAATCGGGATTCCCTGTCGACCGTTACATCCAGTTTGGTGCCAAAGGGAGATGGGTTTTCAGCAATAAGGAAATCTTTGGAATGTATAAATCGCTCGAACGTGGCAAAATGACATTCGAAACAGAGGAAAAAAAATTGGAATCGGCGGAGGCACTTGATTTTGAATCCTTCGAATACCAAAACAAATCGGTCATTGCCAAGGTCATCAAAGAAGAAACTCCCAAGGTGATTCCAGGTTACGCATCCGTTTCCGAAAAAAAGTATGGGAAAGCTGCATTGCTCTTTGGTACTGCGTTTTTATCTGGGATCGGAATGGCTTACGAGTACAATATGTCCGTTAAAGCAATCAACCAAGACATTGAATACATTCCCACGGGAGATGGTCGTGTTTTTTTATTTGCCAATACTTTAGGAAATGATCGCTATGATTTTCATAGACAACGTTTTACGGTGTATGCGGTCGTATTTGCATCGATTCTCACTTACAGTTTTATCGATAGTTTTTATTTAGGACAAAGGGAATCAAATCAGGATAGTTCCCAAGCGGTTTATTTGAAACCGACAATCGATTATAAGCCCCATTCGAGTTTTCATCAGTTTAACACGACCATATACAAACCAAACGAATTTTTGTTATACGGCTTTAGTATTGAAACAAAGTTTTAA